The genomic region GATGATTTATTTTTCTGAATTTCATCCTCTTTTTTTAGTTCTTTCTGTTTTTTGCGTAGCAATTCTTGTTGTTTATTTAAATCTTCAAGCTTATCTTTCTTTTTTTCAATTTTTTCTGATTTGATTGCTTCATCAAAAATTAAATTTTCAGGAACTTGTTCGTCATTTGCAATTTGATTTTTAACAATCTCTTTGGGAATAAAATCTTTTTCATTTGCATTTCTCTGATTCATAAAAGTTGGAGATACTATCTCAATTTTTTTCTCATGTAACACATCCATAACATTAGCATTCAAAAGAGAATTGGTGCTAAAGTATTTGCTACTATCTTCCAGGAAACCGTGTATTTTATACACTACTGAATAATCACCCAGATTTGTAATGTATACGTAAGGGTTAGTTAATCTAGTTAAAGTTGCTGCTTCTTTTAATGATTCTTCAATCGTAGTTCGTGGAATGTCATAACCTAATGAAACAGAAGTAGAAATTACAGTATCTGTTTTACGAGTTAATTTAACCGGATTGGTAGCGATATATAAATTAGGAATAGAAATAAAGTTACTATCTTCTAGCTGAATTTCAGTATGAAAAATACTTTTCTTGGTAACCCTACCTTGTAAATCTCCAATTTTAATGAGGTCTCCATTTCTGAAGCGATTCATCGAATTGTTCATAATTCCAGCAATAAGGTTACCTAAAACAGTGGTTGAACTTAATGCAATCCCTGCACTTACGACTATTGCAAGGAAACTTAAAATTTGACCTTTTAATGATTTATCGATTGGTAATGAAAAAATAAAAACAAGTAATCCAACAAATATTACTAAAGTGGCGATACTGTTTTTTAAAATATTACCATATAATTTAGTGGATTTTACTTTCTTAAATATCCAATAATTTATAAGTAACAGAATTATCAAAATCAGTACAATACCAACTGGTTCTATTAATGGTTTTAATATGTTAATTATTTGTTCCATTTTTTCAATGCTTTATAACTTAAAAATAAACATAATTTTCTTTCGAATAGAGTTATTCTTAAACCTACCCTAATCGTTTTGGCTTTGAGCCGTGACAATAACTCTTCTCTTTCCCAATACCTAAATCACTAAAATCCTTTATTGCAAGGCTTAAAGCCTTTGTGTGGGCGGTCGTAGTTTATATTCTTAAATTATCTGGATTCTTTCTATTATCGTAAATAGTCACTAAATTTATTACATTACCATCAATTCGATAATAAATAGATGTCAATTTTGATACAATAGCTCTTCTAATAGTTTTTGATTTTGGTGAAAAAGAAA from Bacteroidota bacterium harbors:
- a CDS encoding mechanosensitive ion channel produces the protein MEQIINILKPLIEPVGIVLILIILLLINYWIFKKVKSTKLYGNILKNSIATLVIFVGLLVFIFSLPIDKSLKGQILSFLAIVVSAGIALSSTTVLGNLIAGIMNNSMNRFRNGDLIKIGDLQGRVTKKSIFHTEIQLEDSNFISIPNLYIATNPVKLTRKTDTVISTSVSLGYDIPRTTIEESLKEAATLTRLTNPYVYITNLGDYSVVYKIHGFLEDSSKYFSTNSLLNANVMDVLHEKKIEIVSPTFMNQRNANEKDFIPKEIVKNQIANDEQVPENLIFDEAIKSEKIEKKKDKLEDLNKQQELLRKKQKELKKEDEIQKNKSSIKNIDEIKIKVERSIEKQNEEENTNN